The following are encoded in a window of Solidesulfovibrio magneticus RS-1 genomic DNA:
- a CDS encoding DUF2231 domain-containing protein, whose protein sequence is MSQNPEKRFTPQELAAFDGTDGKPTYLAYNGVVYDVSASRLWKAGKHMNRHHAGGDMGLELSQAPHSPDVLERFPRVGLLDAPALKPESAADRVPPWLAKCMKRFPMLKRHPHPMTVHFPIAFCTAAPLCLLLALITGKQAFAAALPVLLGLGLVFTPVAIVTGLFTWWLNYASARVTPIMIKLAATPVLFLALLWTFIESVKTPDIMAEAGSHIGFVLVVLALLPIVSVIGWFGAALTFPPHDD, encoded by the coding sequence ATGAGCCAGAACCCGGAAAAACGCTTCACGCCCCAGGAATTGGCCGCCTTCGACGGAACCGACGGCAAACCCACCTACCTCGCCTACAACGGCGTGGTCTACGACGTCTCCGCCAGCCGCCTGTGGAAAGCCGGCAAACACATGAACCGCCACCACGCCGGCGGCGACATGGGCCTCGAACTCTCCCAGGCCCCCCACAGCCCCGACGTGCTGGAACGCTTCCCCCGGGTCGGCCTCCTCGACGCCCCGGCCCTTAAGCCCGAGTCCGCCGCCGACCGCGTGCCGCCCTGGCTGGCCAAGTGCATGAAGCGCTTCCCCATGCTCAAGCGCCACCCCCACCCCATGACCGTCCACTTCCCCATCGCCTTTTGCACCGCCGCCCCCCTGTGCCTGCTGCTGGCGCTTATCACCGGCAAACAAGCCTTCGCCGCCGCCCTGCCCGTGCTGCTCGGCCTGGGCCTGGTCTTCACGCCCGTGGCCATCGTCACTGGCCTGTTCACCTGGTGGCTCAACTACGCCAGCGCCCGGGTAACCCCCATCATGATCAAACTCGCCGCCACGCCCGTGCTGTTCCTGGCCCTGCTGTGGACGTTTATTGAAAGCGTCAAGACCCCCGACATCATGGCCGAAGCCGGCAGCCACATCGGCTTCGTGCTGGTCGTGCTGGCGCTTTTGCCCATCGTCTCCGTCATCGGCTGGTTCGGCGCGGCTTTGACCTTCCCGCCCCACGACGATTAG
- a CDS encoding PAS domain-containing sensor histidine kinase — translation MPPESAAWTELLPPLLAREEPWLMERVLVHAKAQGYTAYTSTLVEAWRVSVAGLSAAVAAALAGDPCRLADYPADASNPDDPVTAFAVREAALHRQRGISLAMFWGLLKYYRQAYLELLDARADVLGEGLAQARSFVAACFERMEYAFVLRWEELSEKGLHDALARENRALANEKNKYLTVFETVPHALFLLDADGALDNANALALALLGRESACGALYYGGFSPQGEDACPELLGRPLTELLPWLAPALDAPVGQVASRLPVEIVVEIDQADRHYSVVAETLRDVSGKFAGKVVLCRDVTERRATENALARSEELYRSLVEAMHQGVAVLSPEGRVDFANQTLCDLLGRPMDAVISQPLFAFLRPEDHGRFMESLAARAQGQADPYELRLRRPDGRSVVIMASPSPLVGPDGDYQGSLEVFTDVTRLRQLELQLATAKRLEAIGQLAGGVAHEINTPLQYLAGNLDFAQNGLAHVLTLLDKYETALAQAEAGPGLDAAKAAIDAFRRDNDLEMLLAELPQALAESRHGAERVAAFVRSIKRFAQTESVGRRAIDVNEAIRATVEVAKSAQEYPITMCTDLANDLPPLPCVPGDFNQLLLCLLINAAQAIEPKPDANGRIDIVSRRQGQAIAITVADTGKGIPAELQDKIFDPFFTTRDVGKGGGQGLAIALSIVQKHKGDIRFASEPGQGTTFCVTFPLE, via the coding sequence ATGCCGCCCGAATCCGCCGCCTGGACCGAACTGTTGCCCCCGTTGCTCGCCCGGGAAGAACCTTGGCTCATGGAGCGCGTCCTGGTCCATGCCAAGGCCCAGGGCTACACGGCCTACACCTCCACCCTGGTCGAAGCCTGGCGCGTGTCCGTGGCCGGACTGTCCGCCGCCGTGGCCGCTGCTCTGGCCGGCGACCCTTGTCGTCTGGCCGACTACCCGGCTGACGCCTCCAATCCCGACGATCCCGTCACCGCCTTTGCCGTGCGCGAGGCCGCCCTGCACCGCCAGCGCGGCATCTCCCTGGCCATGTTCTGGGGGCTGCTCAAATATTACCGGCAGGCCTATCTGGAACTCCTGGACGCCCGGGCCGACGTCCTGGGCGAGGGCCTGGCCCAGGCTCGATCCTTTGTCGCCGCCTGCTTCGAGCGCATGGAATACGCCTTTGTCCTGCGCTGGGAGGAACTCTCGGAAAAAGGCCTTCACGACGCCCTGGCCCGGGAAAACCGCGCCCTGGCCAACGAGAAGAACAAATACCTCACCGTCTTCGAGACCGTGCCCCACGCCCTGTTCCTCCTCGACGCGGACGGGGCGCTGGATAACGCCAATGCCCTGGCCCTGGCCCTGCTCGGCCGGGAGTCCGCCTGCGGCGCGCTCTATTACGGCGGCTTCTCGCCCCAGGGCGAAGACGCCTGCCCCGAACTGCTCGGCCGGCCCCTGACCGAGCTGCTTCCCTGGCTGGCCCCGGCCCTGGACGCGCCGGTCGGGCAGGTGGCAAGCCGCCTGCCCGTCGAGATCGTCGTGGAAATCGACCAAGCGGACCGCCACTACAGCGTCGTGGCCGAAACCCTGCGCGACGTGTCCGGCAAATTCGCCGGCAAGGTGGTCCTTTGCCGTGACGTCACCGAGCGCCGGGCCACCGAGAACGCCCTGGCCCGTAGCGAGGAACTCTACCGCTCCCTGGTGGAAGCCATGCACCAGGGCGTGGCCGTGCTGTCCCCCGAAGGCCGGGTCGATTTCGCCAACCAGACCCTGTGCGACCTCCTTGGCCGGCCCATGGACGCGGTCATCAGCCAGCCATTATTCGCCTTCCTGCGCCCCGAAGACCACGGCCGCTTCATGGAATCCCTGGCCGCCCGGGCCCAGGGGCAGGCCGATCCCTACGAGTTGCGCCTGCGCCGGCCCGACGGCCGCTCCGTGGTCATCATGGCCTCGCCCTCGCCCCTGGTCGGGCCGGACGGCGACTACCAGGGGTCCCTTGAGGTCTTTACCGACGTCACCCGGCTGCGCCAGCTCGAACTCCAGCTCGCCACGGCCAAACGCCTGGAAGCCATCGGTCAGCTCGCCGGCGGCGTGGCCCACGAAATCAACACCCCCCTGCAATACCTGGCCGGCAACCTCGACTTCGCCCAAAACGGCCTGGCCCACGTCCTGACGCTGCTTGACAAATACGAAACCGCCCTGGCCCAGGCTGAAGCCGGCCCCGGCCTGGACGCGGCCAAGGCCGCCATCGACGCCTTCCGCCGCGACAACGACCTGGAAATGCTGCTGGCCGAGCTGCCCCAGGCCCTGGCCGAAAGCCGCCACGGGGCCGAGCGCGTGGCCGCTTTCGTGCGCTCCATCAAACGCTTCGCCCAGACCGAATCCGTCGGCCGCCGGGCCATCGACGTCAACGAAGCCATCCGGGCCACCGTCGAAGTCGCCAAAAGCGCCCAGGAATACCCCATCACCATGTGCACGGACCTGGCTAACGACCTGCCGCCGCTGCCCTGCGTGCCCGGCGACTTCAACCAGCTCCTGCTGTGCCTGCTAATAAACGCCGCCCAGGCCATCGAACCCAAGCCCGATGCCAACGGCCGCATCGACATCGTCAGCCGCCGCCAAGGCCAAGCCATCGCCATCACCGTAGCCGACACCGGCAAAGGCATCCCGGCCGAACTCCAAGACAAGATCTTCGACCCCTTCTTCACCACCCGCGACGTCGGCAAAGGCGGCGGCCAAGGCCTGGCCATCGCTCTGTCCATCGTCCAGAAACACAAAGGCGACATCCGCTTCGCCTCCGAACCCGGCCAGGGAACGACGTTTTGCGTAACGTTTCCTTTGGAGTGA
- a CDS encoding response regulator codes for MLRALIIDDDPVTKRFLAEILAPFAACELAANGREGLDAFAQALRAGTPYDVIFIDVMMPAMDGHQALEAMRHLEHEQHVGPADAAKVIMVSAADDSRNVYRAFFQGQALSFLPKPFTSDAVLAELRKFDIIDQPALQRSTA; via the coding sequence ATGCTGCGCGCGCTCATCATCGACGACGACCCCGTGACCAAACGCTTCCTGGCGGAAATCCTTGCCCCGTTCGCGGCCTGCGAACTGGCCGCCAACGGCCGTGAAGGCCTCGACGCCTTCGCCCAGGCCCTTCGCGCCGGCACGCCCTACGACGTCATCTTCATCGACGTCATGATGCCGGCCATGGACGGACACCAGGCCCTGGAAGCCATGCGCCACCTGGAACACGAGCAGCACGTCGGCCCGGCCGACGCCGCCAAGGTCATCATGGTCTCCGCCGCCGACGACTCCAGAAACGTCTACCGGGCCTTCTTCCAAGGCCAGGCCCTGTCGTTTCTCCCCAAACCCTTCACCAGCGACGCCGTCCTGGCCGAACTGCGCAAGTTCGACATCATCGACCAGCCCGCCCTCCAAAGGAGCACCGCATGA